Genomic DNA from Melioribacteraceae bacterium 4301-Me:
AAATTTATTCTGTTTGAGAAAATTCTTCTTTAATTAATTTTTTTGACTTAATTTTCACGCAAGTTTTTAAATTAATCTAGCATGAAAAAATTATTTAGTTTCAAAAAAAATTTGTATCATTATTAAATAACTTTGAAAAAATTGAGAGATAAAGCGGAGAGAAGGATGATAAATTTTATTGGCAATTTTAATGTGGTCCCTTCATTACCAGAAAAGTTAGAACCTCTAAGGGAAATCGCATATAATTTATTTTGGACCTGGCATCACGATGCAATAGAACTTTTTAGAAGAATAGATAGAAAACTTTGGGAAGACACTCATCATAACCCAGTCTTGTTACTTGGTAAAGTAGACCAAAAAAGATTAAATGCTTTGTCGCAAGATGATAGTTTTATCTCTCATTTAAACAGAGTTTTTGTTGCTCTTAATGTTTATTTAGAAGAGAAAACATGGTATCACAAAAATTTTAAAACGAATGGCGATAATTATATTGCTTACTTTTCTGCTGAGTATGGACTGACAGAATGTTTACAAATTTATTCTGGTGGACTTGGTGTTTTATCGGGCGACCATTTAAAATCTGCAAGTGATCTCGGTCTACCGTTAGTTGGAGTGGGATTGTGTTATAAAGAAGGCTACTTCCAGCAGTACTTAACTTCTGATGGATGGCAGCAAGAACGGTATGAAATCATTGATTTTTATAATCAGCCAATGTCATTAGTAACCGATAGTAAAAATAATCCGTTGAAAATTGAACTTGATTTCCCTGGCAGAAAAGTTTACTTCCAAATCTGGAAAATTCAAATTGGCAGAATACCGTTATATCTTTTAGACACTAACGTGCCGGAGAATAACGATGAGGATAAAAAAATAACAAGATCATTATATGGCGGTACAATTGAAACTAGAATTCAACAAGAAATTGTTTTGGGAATTGGTGGTATCAGAGCATTATATGCAATTGGAATTCAACCACTCGTTTGCCATATGAATGAAGGACACTCAGCCTTTCTTTCCTTAGAAAGAATTAGGATGTTGATTAACAATTACAACCTCTCTTTTGCTGAGGCACGAGATATTGGTCTATATTCCAATGTCTTTACTACCCATACACCAGTACCTGCCGGAATTGACATTTTTGGTAACGACCTTGTAGAAAAATATTTTGGCAATTATTATAGGAATGAACTTAAGATAAGCGATAAAGAGTTTTACAGCTTGGGTACGCTTAATAAGGATAAAGACCCTGCCAATTTTAATATGGCTCATTTAGCAATGAATATGGCAGGCTTTGTAAATGGTGTCAGTCGATTGCATAGTGTTGTTTCTAAAAAAATGTGGATGGTTGGTTTTAAAGATATTCCTTTTAATGAAATTCCGATTGACTATGTTACCAATGGTGTTCATACTCATTCGCATTTATCTAATGATATGCAAGAATTATTGTATCGTTATTTAGGAGAAAAATTTATTCAGAACCCATCAGATGCTGAGGCATGGGCAAGAGTTGATGAAATTCCAGATGAAGAATTATGGCGAACTCATGAACGCCGAAGAGAACGATTAGTAGCTTTTGCCAGAAGAAGAATGATTGAACAAATTAAAAATCGCGGTGGGTCGTTATCCGAAATTAAAGCTGCAAGCGAAGTGCTGGACGCACAAGCTTTAACAATTGGATTTGCAAGAAGATTTGC
This window encodes:
- the glgP gene encoding alpha-glucan family phosphorylase, producing MINFIGNFNVVPSLPEKLEPLREIAYNLFWTWHHDAIELFRRIDRKLWEDTHHNPVLLLGKVDQKRLNALSQDDSFISHLNRVFVALNVYLEEKTWYHKNFKTNGDNYIAYFSAEYGLTECLQIYSGGLGVLSGDHLKSASDLGLPLVGVGLCYKEGYFQQYLTSDGWQQERYEIIDFYNQPMSLVTDSKNNPLKIELDFPGRKVYFQIWKIQIGRIPLYLLDTNVPENNDEDKKITRSLYGGTIETRIQQEIVLGIGGIRALYAIGIQPLVCHMNEGHSAFLSLERIRMLINNYNLSFAEARDIGLYSNVFTTHTPVPAGIDIFGNDLVEKYFGNYYRNELKISDKEFYSLGTLNKDKDPANFNMAHLAMNMAGFVNGVSRLHSVVSKKMWMVGFKDIPFNEIPIDYVTNGVHTHSHLSNDMQELLYRYLGEKFIQNPSDAEAWARVDEIPDEELWRTHERRRERLVAFARRRMIEQIKNRGGSLSEIKAASEVLDAQALTIGFARRFASYKRGTLIFRDIERLASILCNPNYPVQIIIAGKAHPKDEEGKKIIQEIIQLSKESHLRKKIVFIENYDMNVARYMVEGCDIWLNNPRRPLEASGTSGMKVIANGGLNLSVLDGWWDEAYNYEVGWKIGNGEEYSDLDYQDEIESRLIYDTLEKEIVPLFYNRGEDKLPRGWIKMMKSSMKQLGPIYNTNRMVEEYARKFYFPSIEKRTYLMKDNWKKGKEFSAWKTKLFNNWQKIKIVSVDEGDKDKKAKLKVGCKFPITAKLQIGELSPDDIEVQIYYGMVGNGHQENQNGFVVMNYNSRKSKDGLLFYQGEIECSSTGQFAYTIRVVPKHEVLINKFELSLIKWAEPNS